A window from Campylobacter concisus encodes these proteins:
- a CDS encoding disulfide bond formation protein DsbA, with translation MVIAIDLGSNTFRVALVKKEQNGFSNEQIYEKIVGAARGLNESGKIADESKNRLFEAIAEAKNKFDFDKFKCAAVATEAFRVASNSEEIFSEIREKFGINFHIISGKAEAKLTFLGVQNAFKKLGINENFSVIDIGGASSEIGEDGNFMSFKFGIITFFEKFKTLDLMQENAKIYTKDAREFLNSLKNKFIVLTSGVPTTIAALRLGLNYDNYDPKKVSGFELKNDDLAWFVDELLKMDDKSADVEVGRSRKYPLIAGTLLLEELLGEQEAKFLVIDDGLREGVGVAYLQGKFQEIITNF, from the coding sequence TTGGTTATAGCGATCGATCTTGGCTCAAACACATTTCGCGTAGCACTTGTCAAAAAAGAGCAAAATGGCTTTAGTAATGAGCAAATTTATGAAAAGATAGTAGGAGCTGCTAGAGGGCTAAATGAAAGTGGCAAGATAGCAGATGAGTCTAAAAATAGGCTCTTTGAAGCGATAGCGGAGGCTAAAAATAAATTTGATTTTGACAAATTTAAATGCGCAGCAGTCGCGACTGAGGCTTTTAGGGTAGCGTCAAATAGTGAGGAAATTTTTAGCGAGATAAGAGAAAAATTTGGCATAAATTTTCATATCATCAGTGGTAAAGCAGAAGCAAAGCTTACATTTTTGGGTGTTCAAAATGCTTTTAAAAAGCTTGGAATAAATGAAAATTTTAGCGTCATTGACATCGGTGGAGCAAGCTCAGAGATCGGCGAAGATGGAAATTTTATGAGCTTTAAATTTGGCATTATTACATTTTTTGAGAAATTTAAAACGCTTGATTTAATGCAAGAAAATGCAAAAATTTATACAAAAGATGCAAGAGAATTTTTAAATAGCTTAAAAAATAAATTTATTGTGCTGACTTCTGGCGTACCAACTACTATCGCAGCGCTGCGACTTGGACTTAACTACGATAACTATGATCCAAAAAAAGTAAGCGGATTTGAGCTTAAAAATGATGATCTTGCTTGGTTTGTAGATGAACTTTTAAAGATGGATGATAAGAGCGCTGATGTGGAGGTTGGAAGAAGTAGAAAGTATCCGCTCATCGCTGGAACCTTACTTTTAGAGGAGCTTCTAGGCGAGCAAGAAGCAAAATTTTTAGTTATTGACGATGGGCTTAGAGAGGGTGTTGGTGTGGCCTATCTGCAAGGAAAATTTCAAGAAATTATCACAAATTTTTAG
- a CDS encoding GatB/YqeY domain-containing protein produces the protein MSIREQILSDIKEAMKAKDEFKRDTLRMLNAALKQVEVDQRIEMTDEVVLPLLQKEIKKRADSVELYIKGAREDLAKKEQGEIELIKAYLPAQLSDEELKEKIKNIIERAGKNLGAVMKIAKDEIGASAEAKRISMIAKELLA, from the coding sequence ATGAGCATAAGAGAGCAAATTTTATCTGATATAAAAGAGGCTATGAAGGCAAAAGATGAGTTTAAAAGAGATACTTTAAGAATGCTAAATGCAGCACTTAAGCAAGTTGAAGTCGATCAAAGGATTGAAATGACTGATGAAGTGGTACTTCCGCTACTTCAAAAGGAGATCAAAAAGAGGGCTGACTCGGTTGAGCTTTATATAAAAGGCGCTAGAGAGGATTTGGCTAAAAAAGAGCAGGGCGAGATTGAGCTTATTAAGGCATATTTGCCAGCACAACTAAGCGATGAAGAGCTTAAAGAGAAAATAAAAAATATTATTGAAAGAGCTGGTAAAAATTTAGGTGCTGTAATGAAAATAGCAAAAGATGAGATCGGAGCAAGTGCTGAAGCAAAACGCATAAGTATGATCGCAAAAGAGCTTTTGGCTTAA
- a CDS encoding flagellar protein, whose product MSSAWDYEANACSSDGKFSAKFEGCEVAMGAPTLGELRLFINSKHCLKLKNEPSNHEKRLSNFDQNLVKDDDTLQILLSERATACFLFSEDSKFLAFSEWTADKMQIVKVVHLADKSIKTDNRRKRVVEFLSFDDGLLEILDSPIFMPKNYTLNVHILF is encoded by the coding sequence ATGAGCTCGGCTTGGGACTATGAGGCAAATGCGTGTAGCAGTGATGGCAAATTTAGCGCCAAATTTGAAGGCTGTGAGGTCGCTATGGGCGCTCCAACCCTTGGCGAGCTACGACTTTTTATAAATAGCAAGCACTGTCTAAAATTAAAAAATGAGCCTTCAAACCACGAAAAAAGACTATCAAATTTTGATCAAAATTTAGTTAAAGATGACGATACGCTTCAAATTTTACTTAGCGAAAGGGCGACTGCTTGCTTTTTGTTTTCAGAGGACTCTAAATTTCTAGCTTTTTCTGAATGGACGGCAGATAAAATGCAGATCGTAAAGGTAGTGCACCTAGCCGATAAGAGCATAAAAACTGATAATAGGCGCAAAAGAGTAGTGGAATTTCTCTCATTTGATGATGGCTTGCTTGAAATTTTAGACTCGCCGATCTTTATGCCTAAAAACTACACACTAAATGTCCACATACTTTTCTAA
- a CDS encoding TolC family protein, producing the protein MKFLSLTLVLVLSGCAVKNIDENYKQILLEDNASKELGVDTSWWKEYHQSYLNELIDLALKNNTDLAKAAINVNKALAQAGVLEANLIPSFSAGIEAESSKNIKEGGASSRSFGSSIGLSYELDLWQKLANSKDAAMFEADATKFDLEASKLSVINSVTDAYFQILYLNESIKTYEQILEIYNELNKIVGLKFELGKEEALSLKQINSQLLSAQNKIESAKKELVVAKKTLRILLNERPEFELKFEGLTLSPVKSVGVDLDVPTSAIANRPDLRAAIYRIEEGILNYKASQKDFYPSITLGASLKSSTDKKEEAFNLKFLNGNIALNLPFLNYSKLKSNLKVSEANFELAKLNYISTLNSALNEIDAFYKGYLNDEALLANYQEQIKNYEKISKIYELKYSYGKVELKEFLEAKNSELEAKIGLLKAKYTLLQDELNIYKAMAGKFNR; encoded by the coding sequence ATGAAATTTCTAAGCTTAACTTTAGTACTTGTTTTAAGTGGCTGCGCTGTTAAAAATATAGATGAAAACTACAAGCAAATTTTACTTGAAGATAACGCCAGTAAAGAGCTTGGTGTGGATACTTCTTGGTGGAAAGAGTATCACCAAAGCTATCTTAATGAACTCATTGATCTAGCACTTAAAAACAATACCGACCTTGCAAAAGCAGCGATAAATGTAAATAAAGCACTCGCTCAAGCTGGCGTTTTAGAAGCAAATCTTATCCCAAGCTTTAGTGCTGGCATCGAGGCGGAAAGTAGCAAAAATATAAAAGAGGGCGGCGCTTCTAGTAGAAGTTTTGGTTCAAGCATAGGGCTTAGCTATGAGCTTGATCTTTGGCAAAAGCTAGCAAATAGCAAAGATGCAGCGATGTTTGAAGCAGATGCTACTAAATTTGATCTGGAAGCTAGCAAACTAAGCGTGATAAACTCCGTAACAGACGCCTATTTTCAGATCTTATATCTAAATGAGAGCATTAAAACTTATGAGCAAATTTTAGAAATTTACAATGAGCTAAATAAGATAGTTGGGCTTAAATTTGAGCTTGGCAAAGAGGAGGCGCTAAGCTTAAAACAGATAAACTCACAGCTTTTAAGCGCTCAAAACAAGATAGAAAGTGCCAAAAAAGAGCTAGTCGTAGCCAAGAAAACGCTTAGGATTTTGCTAAATGAGAGGCCAGAATTTGAGCTTAAATTTGAAGGACTCACGCTAAGCCCTGTAAAAAGCGTGGGCGTTGATCTAGATGTGCCAACAAGCGCCATAGCAAACCGCCCTGATCTAAGAGCGGCCATTTACCGCATAGAAGAGGGTATCCTAAACTATAAAGCTAGTCAAAAAGATTTTTATCCTAGCATCACGCTAGGAGCTAGCCTCAAAAGCAGTACCGACAAAAAAGAGGAAGCGTTTAATCTTAAATTTCTAAATGGCAACATCGCTTTAAATTTACCGTTTTTAAACTACTCTAAGCTAAAGTCAAATTTAAAAGTAAGTGAGGCAAATTTCGAGCTTGCAAAGCTAAACTACATAAGCACTCTAAATAGCGCATTAAACGAGATAGACGCATTTTACAAAGGCTACCTAAACGACGAAGCGCTACTTGCTAACTACCAAGAACAGATAAAAAACTACGAAAAAATTTCAAAAATTTACGAGCTAAAATACTCCTACGGCAAGGTAGAACTAAAAGAATTTTTAGAGGCTAAAAACAGCGAGCTAGAGGCTAAAATAGGGCTATTAAAAGCAAAATATACGCTTTTACAAGACGAGCTAAATATCTACAAAGCCATGGCAGGCAAATTTAATAGGTAA
- a CDS encoding MacB family efflux pump subunit, whose product MISLKNITKSFKLGDNEIKILHGINLEIKKGEFIAIIGQSGSGKSTLMNILGCLDSPSGGQYLLEGKDISKFDSDSLAKLRRDKFGFIFQRYNLLSTMNALENVALPSIYAGANKSDREKRGMEILDSLGLSEKAKNLPNKLSGGQQQRVSIARALMNGGEIILADEPTGALDSKSGLRVMEILVDLYKKGHTIIIVTHDPKIAEYASRVIEIKDGNIVSDNIKNSEIFEDKKQTQPEKSKFTYYKDQLIESFKMSVNAMLAHKLRSLLTMLGIIIGITAVISVVALGKGSQEQILAGIRKIGTNTIDIMPGKGFGDMLSGRVKTLSISDANMLSKQSFLDSVTPNTSTSGVLTYENISLTATLKGGGVGSFDVNGLKLEKGRIYDDDEVLNSDSVTLIDQNTKNSIFKNEDPIGKIILFNKKPLRIIGVLQKDEFKVGDASSLKIYAPYTTVINKITGDKFISSITVKVNESVNAQIAEKSLTDLLTIKHGKKDFFTRNSDSIKQTIEETISTMRLLISSIAVVSLVVGGIGVMNIMLVSVTERTKEIGIKMAIGARQSNILQQFLIEAVLLCLIGGAIGIAFSYAIGYIFNNFLDGFSMIFSNGSIVLALVTSMAIGIIFGYMPAKNASKLNPIDALSRE is encoded by the coding sequence GTGATAAGTCTAAAAAATATCACAAAAAGCTTTAAGCTAGGCGATAATGAGATAAAAATTCTTCATGGCATAAATTTAGAGATAAAAAAGGGCGAATTTATAGCTATCATCGGTCAATCTGGCTCTGGTAAATCAACTCTTATGAACATCCTTGGTTGCCTTGATAGCCCAAGTGGCGGGCAGTACTTGCTAGAGGGCAAAGATATATCAAAATTTGATAGCGACTCGCTTGCTAAGCTTAGACGAGATAAATTTGGCTTTATCTTTCAAAGATATAATCTGCTTAGCACAATGAATGCTCTTGAAAACGTCGCACTTCCTAGCATTTACGCAGGGGCAAATAAGAGCGACCGAGAGAAAAGAGGGATGGAGATTTTAGACTCTCTTGGCCTTAGCGAAAAAGCAAAAAATTTACCAAATAAACTCTCAGGCGGACAACAGCAAAGGGTCTCCATAGCAAGGGCACTGATGAATGGCGGCGAGATCATCTTGGCTGATGAGCCAACAGGCGCGCTTGATAGCAAAAGTGGGCTAAGGGTGATGGAAATTTTAGTTGATCTTTATAAAAAAGGTCATACCATCATCATCGTCACGCACGATCCAAAGATCGCCGAGTACGCGAGTCGTGTGATCGAGATAAAAGATGGCAACATCGTAAGTGATAATATAAAAAATAGTGAAATTTTTGAGGACAAAAAGCAAACTCAGCCAGAAAAAAGTAAATTTACCTATTATAAAGATCAGCTAATTGAAAGCTTTAAAATGTCGGTAAATGCGATGCTAGCTCATAAACTAAGATCGCTTCTTACTATGCTTGGTATTATTATTGGCATCACGGCGGTCATTAGCGTCGTAGCTCTTGGCAAAGGCTCACAGGAGCAAATTTTAGCTGGCATTAGAAAGATCGGCACAAATACGATCGATATCATGCCAGGAAAAGGCTTTGGCGATATGCTCTCAGGTAGGGTAAAAACGCTCTCTATAAGTGACGCAAATATGCTCTCAAAGCAGTCATTTCTGGACTCAGTCACTCCAAATACAAGTACTTCAGGCGTACTAACGTATGAAAATATCTCCTTAACAGCGACACTAAAGGGCGGTGGAGTAGGGAGCTTTGATGTAAATGGACTAAAGCTAGAAAAAGGAAGAATTTACGATGACGACGAGGTTTTAAACTCAGATTCTGTCACACTAATAGACCAAAACACCAAAAACAGTATATTTAAAAACGAAGATCCGATCGGCAAGATCATACTTTTTAATAAAAAGCCACTTCGCATTATAGGCGTTTTGCAAAAAGATGAGTTTAAAGTCGGTGATGCTAGCTCGCTTAAAATTTATGCTCCATACACGACTGTGATAAACAAGATAACGGGCGATAAATTTATTAGCTCAATAACCGTAAAAGTAAATGAAAGCGTAAATGCTCAAATCGCAGAAAAGAGCCTAACCGATCTTTTAACGATAAAACACGGCAAAAAAGACTTCTTTACAAGGAATTCTGATAGCATCAAGCAAACTATCGAAGAGACGATTTCAACCATGCGCCTTCTCATCTCAAGCATAGCCGTAGTTTCACTAGTAGTTGGTGGTATAGGCGTGATGAATATCATGCTAGTCTCAGTCACCGAGCGTACCAAAGAGATAGGTATCAAAATGGCAATCGGAGCTAGGCAGAGCAACATCTTGCAGCAGTTTTTGATAGAGGCGGTGCTACTTTGCCTTATCGGCGGAGCTATTGGCATAGCCTTTTCTTACGCGATCGGCTACATATTTAACAACTTTTTAGATGGCTTTAGCATGATCTTTTCAAATGGCTCGATCGTGCTTGCACTTGTTACGTCGATGGCAATTGGTATCATCTTTGGCTACATGCCAGCCAAAAATGCCTCAAAACTAAATCCAATAGATGCGCTTTCAAGGGAGTAA
- a CDS encoding efflux RND transporter periplasmic adaptor subunit: MKKSKILIILLILGVGGYFIYDNFFKIKDEKVEFITKKAKKGSFSKKVDATGEIFATELVDVGAQVSGQIKKLYVKLGDQVKKGDMIASIDSSTQQNNIDNKEAQLAIYKAQLESAKVALNIAKTQFDRENALFAKNATSKQEFESAKNTYSANSAKIKELEAQIKQTNIELSTAKINLGYTKITAPRDGIIVSVQVEEGQTVNANQTTPTIVKIADLSYVKMKMQIAEGDITKIKVGTPVEYSILSEPTKKFQTTVSSIDPGLTTLSDGSYGSSSSSKSTSSSTSSNSAVYYYAQSIVENKDKILRIGMTTQNELLIANVKDAIIVPSIGIKRDENGTFVYVLKDGKAVKTAVKTGIKDNLDTQIISGVNEGDEIITSQGSASEIAKMIEKENKKF; encoded by the coding sequence ATGAAAAAATCTAAAATTTTAATAATCCTGCTTATTTTAGGCGTCGGTGGATATTTTATCTATGATAATTTTTTTAAGATAAAAGATGAAAAGGTGGAATTTATCACCAAAAAGGCAAAGAAAGGTTCATTCAGTAAAAAAGTCGATGCGACTGGAGAAATTTTTGCTACCGAGCTAGTTGATGTGGGCGCACAGGTGAGCGGCCAGATAAAAAAGCTCTACGTTAAGCTTGGAGATCAGGTCAAAAAAGGCGATATGATCGCAAGTATCGATAGCTCGACTCAGCAAAATAACATCGATAATAAAGAAGCACAGCTTGCTATCTATAAAGCCCAGCTTGAAAGCGCAAAAGTGGCTCTAAACATTGCAAAAACGCAGTTTGATAGAGAAAATGCACTTTTTGCCAAAAACGCCACTTCAAAACAAGAATTTGAAAGCGCAAAAAATACTTATAGCGCAAATAGTGCCAAGATAAAGGAGCTCGAGGCTCAGATAAAGCAGACAAATATAGAGCTAAGTACGGCCAAGATAAATTTAGGCTACACAAAGATCACCGCCCCAAGAGATGGCATAATAGTAAGCGTGCAGGTCGAAGAGGGACAGACTGTAAATGCCAATCAAACTACTCCAACTATCGTAAAGATCGCAGATCTTAGCTATGTCAAGATGAAGATGCAAATAGCTGAGGGTGACATCACAAAGATAAAGGTTGGCACACCAGTTGAATACTCAATCCTATCTGAGCCAACGAAAAAATTTCAAACAACGGTTAGCTCAATCGACCCTGGCTTAACGACATTAAGCGATGGTAGCTATGGCTCTAGCAGTAGTAGCAAATCCACAAGCTCAAGCACTTCAAGCAACTCAGCTGTTTATTATTACGCGCAAAGCATAGTTGAAAATAAAGATAAAATTTTAAGAATAGGCATGACAACACAAAATGAGCTTTTAATAGCAAATGTAAAGGACGCTATCATCGTACCAAGCATCGGCATCAAAAGAGATGAAAACGGCACATTTGTCTATGTTTTAAAAGATGGCAAAGCGGTAAAAACAGCGGTCAAAACCGGCATAAAAGACAACCTCGATACGCAGATCATTAGCGGTGTGAATGAGGGTGATGAGATCATCACATCACAAGGCTCAGCAAGCGAAATAGCCAAGATGATCGAAAAAGAAAATAAGAAGTTTTAA
- a CDS encoding ATP-dependent helicase, translating into MPLSRLNKEQYTAATAPFGHNLIIASAGTGKTSTIVARIAHLLNLGVKPEKILLLTFTNKAASEMIERLNRYFDKQITSKITAGTFHSVSFSLLKSLDKGVTLKQPSELKTLLKSLVERRKFYHLSDVKPYGGAYLYDLYSLFQNSEQGTTFGKWISEKSEEQGVYAEIYEDVLEEFEAEKAKFSYADFNDLLIKMRDELKNGANLAYDEILIDEYQDTNTLQGSLIDAFKTKSLFCVGDFDQSIYAFNGANIEIIGSFKDRFPNANIYALNVNYRSSSSILALANKVINNNPRLYEKHLTVSREGNFKPPRLLVYNELFDQYQNIADIISLSPFNRENIAIIFRNNSSADGIEVALKERGIGSKRKGGVSFFESREIKALIDIMGIYVNPKDIMAFIHICEYAKGVGSAVSKEIFDALLKLGHGNLIKGILEPDESVNISSNKRRNYQLGLFDDLDEFAEISRFSKLGFSDKFLGHPVLKLQKLSESGAQFLYEIYNFLRGMRNVSKPATMINEIKTSKIYSLIVENISTKRATLKNGNVDLALKEEVKERIMAKSVVLSELAKKYQDISKFYNFLALGSNEMSEGQGVSLLSVHASKGLEFDQVFIVDLAQNRFPNLKLMGMGGSLEEERRLFYVAVTRAKDELYLSYAKYDKIKKVNYQPSRFLIEAGMAKEEV; encoded by the coding sequence ATGCCCTTATCTAGGTTAAACAAAGAACAATACACCGCCGCAACTGCGCCATTTGGACACAATCTCATCATCGCTTCAGCTGGCACTGGCAAGACTAGCACGATTGTCGCTCGCATCGCTCATCTTTTAAATTTAGGCGTAAAGCCAGAGAAAATTTTGCTTCTAACATTTACCAACAAAGCAGCCAGCGAGATGATAGAGCGCTTAAATAGGTATTTTGACAAACAAATCACCTCCAAAATCACCGCAGGCACCTTCCACTCAGTCTCATTTTCGCTTTTAAAAAGCCTTGATAAAGGCGTCACGCTAAAGCAGCCAAGCGAGCTAAAGACGCTTTTAAAAAGTCTTGTTGAGAGGCGTAAATTTTACCATTTAAGCGACGTCAAGCCTTACGGCGGAGCCTATCTATACGACCTTTACTCACTCTTTCAAAACAGCGAGCAAGGCACAACATTTGGCAAATGGATAAGTGAGAAGAGCGAAGAGCAGGGCGTTTATGCCGAAATTTATGAAGATGTTTTAGAGGAGTTTGAAGCTGAAAAGGCTAAATTTTCTTACGCTGATTTTAACGATCTTCTGATAAAAATGCGAGATGAGCTAAAAAATGGGGCAAATTTAGCTTATGATGAAATTTTGATCGATGAGTATCAAGACACAAACACGCTTCAAGGCAGCCTAATAGATGCATTTAAAACAAAGAGCCTCTTTTGCGTGGGCGATTTTGACCAGAGCATCTACGCATTTAACGGCGCAAATATCGAGATCATAGGCTCGTTTAAAGATCGCTTCCCAAACGCAAATATCTACGCTTTAAATGTAAATTACCGCTCAAGCTCGAGCATACTTGCCCTTGCAAACAAGGTCATAAATAACAATCCAAGGCTTTATGAAAAGCACCTCACAGTTAGCCGCGAGGGAAATTTCAAGCCTCCAAGGCTGCTCGTCTATAACGAGCTTTTTGATCAGTATCAAAATATCGCTGATATCATCTCACTTTCGCCATTTAATAGAGAAAATATCGCCATAATTTTTAGAAATAACTCATCAGCTGATGGCATCGAGGTCGCGCTAAAAGAGCGAGGCATCGGCTCAAAGCGAAAGGGCGGGGTGAGCTTCTTTGAGAGCCGTGAGATCAAGGCACTCATCGACATCATGGGAATTTATGTCAATCCAAAAGATATAATGGCATTTATCCACATCTGCGAATACGCAAAGGGCGTTGGCAGCGCAGTTAGCAAAGAAATTTTTGACGCGCTACTGAAGCTTGGGCATGGAAATTTGATAAAAGGGATCCTTGAGCCAGATGAGAGCGTAAATATCTCATCAAACAAAAGGCGAAACTACCAGCTAGGACTTTTTGACGACCTTGACGAATTTGCCGAAATCTCAAGGTTTTCTAAACTTGGCTTTAGTGATAAATTCTTAGGTCATCCTGTGCTAAAACTACAAAAGCTAAGCGAGAGTGGGGCGCAGTTTTTATATGAAATTTACAACTTTTTAAGAGGCATGAGAAACGTCTCAAAGCCAGCCACGATGATAAATGAGATAAAAACTAGCAAAATTTACTCGTTAATCGTTGAAAACATCAGCACAAAAAGGGCAACTCTAAAAAATGGCAACGTCGATCTGGCACTCAAAGAAGAGGTCAAAGAGCGCATAATGGCAAAGAGCGTGGTGCTAAGCGAACTAGCTAAAAAATATCAAGATATCAGTAAATTTTACAACTTCTTAGCTCTTGGAAGCAACGAGATGAGCGAAGGGCAGGGCGTTAGCTTGCTTAGCGTGCATGCGAGCAAGGGGCTTGAATTTGATCAAGTCTTTATCGTCGATCTCGCGCAAAACCGCTTTCCAAATTTAAAGCTAATGGGCATGGGTGGCAGCCTAGAAGAAGAAAGACGACTCTTTTATGTGGCAGTAACTAGGGCTAAAGATGAGCTATATCTAAGTTATGCAAAATACGACAAGATAAAGAAAGTGAATTATCAGCCAAGTAGGTTTTTGATAGAGGCTGGCATGGCGAAAGAGGAAGTTTAA
- the pbpC gene encoding penicillin-binding protein 1C: MKKFKFIKFLALFFALMVAIFLMLDQIYPLNLDALKKDEAKILLDKNGEIINMKLSSDGIWRFHEQSFPNSLKQCVVLFEDRYFYYHFGVNFASIFRAFFHNLRSDNRIGASTITMQVARMLEPSDRSYKNKIREIFRAFQLELHFSKDEILNLYLNLAPYGGNIEGAKAASFFYFGKELNELSYAQAALLSTIPKNPNKNRLDRVSNINALKNRVIKMLYKANLIDLSAFKRAQAEPFKNVRAKAIVTAEDYANVAFKNQISKASLDLNLQKDMLKILKDTMFSLKAKNANNAAAVVIDNKKMSVAAFIGSHDEHARDGKNSALNMKRNTGSTLKPFIYSLALDSGLITPNSQLIDTQIYIKEYAPKNFSNDFLGIVSAKDALNFSLNIPVINLNLKLKDNSLYELLEKVNLVDEDKEYYGASITLGSAEMSLLDLAHLYTIYANDGIYRPLEFAGKNYKNEEKNVTLISPQSAYLTAKMLSEASRSYLKNAWQYAQNTPKIAFKTGTSANSRDLYAIGVDENYTIAIWIGNFNASKTDKLTGLNDVSKSLFDMFKIIAQKEKLRFMSEPDGIEKVPTCLDAFNYEKCKKMALDDRIKGVDLKDKCESLRGEELDFLVKNELLDKDEIQKSPCAEIFKDKKPVFAYPYDNEEIVTDENITQVMVKCYAFLGDEIYLKIDDLNFSKIENASEKKFDLTLGEYSIKCLDQNSNQSEITIKIRR; the protein is encoded by the coding sequence ATGAAAAAGTTTAAATTTATAAAATTTCTTGCCCTATTTTTTGCTCTAATGGTCGCTATTTTTTTGATGCTTGATCAAATTTATCCACTAAATTTAGACGCGCTTAAAAAAGACGAAGCCAAAATTTTGCTTGATAAAAATGGCGAGATCATAAATATGAAGCTTAGTAGCGACGGAATTTGGAGATTTCACGAGCAAAGCTTTCCAAACTCGCTAAAACAATGCGTCGTTCTCTTTGAAGATAGATACTTTTACTACCATTTTGGCGTAAATTTTGCCTCCATTTTTAGAGCATTTTTCCACAACCTAAGAAGCGACAACCGCATAGGAGCTAGCACTATCACGATGCAAGTAGCAAGAATGCTTGAGCCAAGTGATAGGAGCTATAAAAATAAGATAAGAGAAATTTTTAGAGCATTTCAGCTCGAGCTTCACTTTAGCAAGGATGAAATTTTAAATTTATACCTAAATTTAGCCCCATATGGCGGCAATATCGAGGGTGCAAAGGCGGCAAGCTTCTTTTACTTTGGTAAGGAGCTAAACGAGCTTAGCTACGCTCAGGCCGCACTTTTAAGCACAATACCAAAAAATCCAAATAAGAATAGACTTGACCGCGTCTCAAACATAAACGCCCTAAAAAACAGGGTCATAAAGATGCTTTATAAGGCAAATTTAATTGATCTTAGCGCATTTAAAAGAGCGCAAGCCGAGCCATTTAAAAATGTAAGAGCAAAGGCTATCGTAACCGCGGAAGATTATGCAAATGTCGCTTTTAAAAACCAAATTTCAAAGGCGAGTTTGGATCTAAATTTACAAAAAGATATGCTTAAAATTTTAAAAGATACGATGTTTTCGCTAAAGGCTAAAAATGCAAACAACGCAGCAGCCGTGGTCATTGATAATAAAAAAATGAGTGTTGCTGCCTTCATCGGCTCGCATGATGAGCATGCGCGTGACGGCAAAAACTCAGCCCTAAATATGAAGCGAAACACCGGCAGCACGCTAAAGCCTTTTATCTACTCGCTTGCGCTTGATAGCGGGCTTATCACGCCAAATTCGCAGTTAATTGATACGCAAATTTATATAAAAGAGTATGCCCCAAAGAATTTTAGTAATGATTTTTTAGGTATCGTAAGCGCAAAAGATGCTCTAAATTTCAGCCTAAATATCCCGGTTATAAATTTAAACTTAAAACTAAAAGACAATTCGCTTTACGAACTACTTGAAAAGGTAAATTTAGTAGATGAAGATAAAGAGTATTATGGAGCTTCTATAACGCTTGGAAGTGCTGAAATGAGCCTGCTTGATCTTGCTCATCTTTATACTATTTATGCAAATGACGGCATTTATAGGCCGCTTGAGTTTGCTGGCAAAAACTACAAAAATGAGGAGAAAAATGTAACTCTCATTTCACCTCAAAGTGCCTATTTAACCGCTAAAATGCTAAGTGAAGCCTCAAGATCATATCTAAAAAATGCTTGGCAATACGCCCAAAACACGCCAAAGATCGCTTTTAAAACAGGCACAAGCGCAAACTCACGTGATCTTTACGCAATAGGCGTTGATGAAAATTACACAATTGCTATTTGGATTGGAAATTTTAATGCTAGCAAAACTGATAAACTAACAGGACTAAATGACGTATCAAAGAGCCTTTTTGATATGTTTAAGATAATCGCTCAAAAAGAGAAGTTAAGATTTATGAGTGAGCCAGATGGCATTGAAAAAGTGCCAACCTGCCTTGATGCCTTTAACTATGAAAAGTGTAAAAAAATGGCACTTGATGATAGGATAAAGGGTGTAGATTTAAAGGATAAATGTGAAAGTTTAAGGGGTGAAGAGCTTGATTTTTTGGTTAAAAATGAGCTTTTGGATAAAGATGAGATACAAAAAAGTCCTTGTGCTGAAATTTTTAAAGACAAAAAGCCAGTTTTTGCCTATCCGTATGACAATGAAGAGATAGTGACAGATGAAAATATTACACAAGTTATGGTAAAATGCTACGCGTTTTTAGGCGATGAAATTTACCTAAAAATAGATGATTTGAACTTTTCTAAGATAGAAAATGCAAGCGAAAAAAAGTTTGATCTAACTCTTGGCGAGTACAGCATAAAATGCCTTGATCAAAACTCAAATCAAAGTGAAATAACAATAAAAATAAGGAGATAA